TGGCTGACCCCACCACGTGGTCTCCCCTAACTTAAGCCACTTCAGTCCCAAAAACGCCGCACACCCGACCGCCTGCCCATGTTACTCACCCGTCACACCGGAGCACAGGGCCGCGAGGGCCGCGGCGGGAGCAGGGCGTGGCCCACACAGCGTCCGGTTTCTTCCACTGCGCCTGAGAACCACGTGGCCTTCCAGATCTCGGCCCAACTAGGCCAGGAGGCCTGGATCCTCCGTGCCGCGCTCAACATCCCGCCGCCTCTAGAGGCAGCCCTGGCAGGTGCGGCGCCCGTGGCAACCAGGCTAAGACCGGGAATGGCGGAGGATGGGCGTGGACCACTGCAGGCAGAGAACCCAAGACACACAAGACGACCCACGCGCGGCTGCCGGGAAAAAGGACGTTTGTCAGCCGGGAAGGGGTTTATATAGGCCCCGCCCCTCGCAGCTGTGCCTGACGATTGGAGCAGCGTACTGCGCGGAATGATGGGAGTTGTAGTTCGCTCGCCTCTGGCGAAAGGCCGACTGTTTGACTCGCAGTCCCAATCGCGTGTCGTGTGGGACCGTTTTCACTCGGTTGGAGGAAGCTTGTGTAAGTGATTTCTTCAGGATCCGAAGAGATTCCTCCGCCATCATTTAGCACTCAGTGAACGTCTAGTAACCCAGGACGGAGCTCATAAATATCACCGACTTTCAAAATCGGGAAGTTAACCTTTAACCCAGTGAGTTTAGCCAGGGATTTTGGTTCAAACCGCCTGAGAGCACGTCGAGGAGCAAAGACTGGGCAGGATTTCGGCGGAGGGATCTGGGGGCGGGCTTCCTTTCCAAAAGGAAGAGGTGACTGATTACAGAACTCATTAGAAGAATGCATTCTTTGTTCGGGCTTATCTCTTCAGCTAATAGATAAAAAAACTACTGAGTGCTTACTAAGTACATTATGCTCGATTATCTCAGCTAGTTTTCAAAATAACCCTGTGTATGGGAATTACAATTATGCctcttttgcagataaggaaacagaaatgGCTTACACAGATAGCAAGCGAGTTAAGACCTGAAATGCGGAAGTTCACCTCATACGCCACACTCATATAATCACTGTGCCATGTACAAGTTTTATCCATAGAATGAATAagcatcaatatatatatatttaaaaaaaaaaaaaaaagtagtgagaCTCTGAGGtctcaatgcaggggccccaggttccatccctggtcagggaactagatcccacatgctgcaactaaagatcccaccaGTGGCAACTAATACCCAGGCGTCCACGCTCAGCCAGCtctgacccaggctcctctgtccatgggattttccaggcaagaatactagagtgtgttgttatttcctcctccagggttgaacccttgtctcctgcatctcctgcattggcaaatgggttctttacaaAACACTGaggcacctgagaagcccaagattcaggcagccaaataaataatttttttatttccattatatattttaataagagACAAATTGGGAGAGAATAGTTGAAAACATGCACTGAATAGGGGCCTTGCATCCAGAACATAAAGaactctttgtttttgtttttgttttagaacaTAACTCTTAAGGAACtaccctggtggtgcagtggttaggaatctgcctgccagtgcggggaacagggattccatccctggtccacgAGGACCCCCCATGACCCTGAACAGCtaggcctgtgggccacaactacggagcctgcgCTCTGAAACCTGCGTGAGCCGCACCTGTGgaacccatgtgctgcagctactgaagcctgagctagaacctgtgctctgcaacaagagaagccaccacaacgagaaacctataagtaaataaatggctcttaaaactcaatagtaAAAAGTAAACtcactccatttttaaaaagggggaaaagggGGGTGACAAAATTTGaaagacacctcaccaaagaagataaacagatggcaaataaacagatgaatgaCGCTCAATATCATAACACTACAAACACAGTGGAAGGGCTAAAAGTTAAAAAGATTGACAATATCGAACAACGAAGGAAAAGTAGAGCACGTGGAAATTTCATACAATATTCAGgactgtaaaatggtgcaaccactttGCAAAATGATTTTGcagtttttaaataagtaaaaatgcaCCTACTATCCAACCCAGCTGTTGCAGTACTAGGTAttttccaagagaaatgaaaagcatacatccacacaaagacttgaatatgaatgttcatagcagttgtatttgtaatagccaaagaCTGAATATAACacaaatgtccttcaacagggattggataaacaaattgtggtatattaaCACAGTGAAATACTAtcatgttgagtgaaagaagccagactatATACTATATGATAaatattctagaaaatgcaaactaatcttTAGTGGCAGAAAGCAGATTGGTGGTTGTCTGGGAGAGGAGGTCAGGAATGAAGAATTAAAGAAGGACATGGAAAAAAGAAGGACATGGAGAAACTTTTGAGACTAATAGAGATGTTTATTATCTCAACTGTGGTGGCTTTGTGGGTGTACACTTATGTCAAAATGCATATTGTACATTTTTAATATGTGCAATTTACTATGTATCAATTACATTTTAATAAAGatgctaaaaacaaaaaagtaagcaAGGGAAAATTCAGATCATGTAATTCACCTGCCCCACAATCACTGACTTCTCAACACATTTGAAATAAAGCTCAGTACCTTCGATGGCCTCTGAAGCCACAGATGATTTGGCGGCTCCTCCTCTTTGCTTTCATTAcctgatccctggtctaggaggatcccacatgcggcagagCAGCTAGGCCCCCGTGGCACAACCGCTGAAGTCCACATGTCCTAGAACCCACACGgtgcaacaagagaagcgacTGCaatgaagcccacacactgcaatgaagagtagccgcCGCTCACCGAAGCTAGAGtaagcccaagcagcaacaaagacccagagcagccaataaataaataaattttaacaattaaatttaagaaataaaatagaactaaGATCTGGTAGCCggtgggaagctgctgggtagcacagggagctcagctggtggctttgtgatgacctagagggtgagattggggggggaggggagagatgtGTACATAGAGCTGATAcactttgctgtccagcagaaacacaacattgtcaagcaattatattccaataataaaattcattaattacaaaataaaggaaaaaaacaaaaaactaggatcTGTCTAATGCCAACGTGCACCTTCTATGACACACAGTTACCCCAGAACTGCCCCGTGTGGTGGCTGCCATGATCTGTCTCACTTCGCAGaaggggagcagggctggggaggagaaGTGACTCGCCCCTTGGGGAGTCACATAGGCAGTCTATGACAAAGTCAGCTGACAACTGGATTCCAGTGCCAGGTGCAGTCAGGGGCAGACACATGACCCCAGCCCATAGCAGGAACATCTAGGAGAGGAAGTTCAAGGAATCTGATGCTGACAGTGCACTCTGCCCACATGCTGACCACAAGGGCTTCTGGGATGTCTGGGTTCAAACTCCTTTCAAGCTGTTCATGCCTCTCTGCCTTCACCCACTGCCCCTGCCCGAGTGCCCTTCCTCGCTCACCTCCCCAGCTCCCACTGTCCTTGGAGacccagcttcagcttcagtttctccaAGAGGTCTTTTCTAACCCCGTGGCTCCCTGAGTGCAACTCTGTTGTGGTATTTGAATGaataatgagtgaatgaataaatgaatagcacatccacttttattcattcattcaaccagaaatatttactgagccaAGCACTGAGGATACAGCCACTGGTCCTTGGCCTCAAGGGGCCTGAGCCTAGAAGGGAGACAGACATCACAAAGGACAAAAGGGCCTGTGACCTCACTAGCCAGTCAGTGAGGGGCTTCTTGAAGACATAGATCTAACCTGAGGCCTAAAATTGGGGTTAGTTACCCTTTGAAGAGCAGAAGGGGAGTGTTCTTGGCATTGGGCTGATAAGAGGAAAGATGCTGCTCAGCACGGCTGGAGCACCAGTGGTGGGGGTAAAGACGGGAGAGGGTGGAATGAGGGGAAACGGTTCTGCACAGGCCTGATGCAAAAACTGTTTTTCCAGCTGAACAGAGCAAGGTGATGAGAGCATCCTGATAGAAGCCTCAGAGGGGCAGGTGGGAATGAGGCAGACTCTCCTGGTTTGGACAGAACTGGCAGGGAGGATCCTCAACACATACACCCTACctgattttcctttctctcctggaGTGGGGGTGAGCCGAGACTTGGGCCCCTTCAGGCTAGTGCAGTGACCGAAGGGCAGAATTACTAGAAGGCTTAACAAAATGGCTTCTCACTGATTTATTTAGGAaatctgggccttcccaggtccTCAAACTGTCCAGCCAGAAACAAATTTGGCCACCACTCTGTCTTCTGTGCTGAGTGATCTTGGGCTGGTTACTTAATTtctgtgaacctcagttttctcatctgtaaagagcCGGGCAGACTAACAGCTACTCACAAGGTTGTGTACGGAGGAAATGTGATGATATGATGGTTTGCCTTAGTGAGAACTGCTTCCCACTGCCAACCTGTTAAACTGCAGCATCTACCCACTGTGGGTTAGTGAGATTAAACCAGCAGACAAGCTGTTTGGGACCAACCTCGAGCCTTGATGTTCTGGGTGTTCAGAAGACCAGCCTGAAAAGAGTGGAGATCTTGAATGCCGGTGCATCTGCCTTACCGTGCCCCTGACCCACTTTGTCCTGGTCCTTTGGGAacttgctttccagtccccttcTGTGGTATCAAGGGTGAGCCACACATGTCAGATGTGTGACAAGCCACACagctgagcctcagtctcctgagcTCTAAAATGGGCACACGACAGCCTTCTCAGAGGGTTGCTGTCCCAAAGCATAAGAAACTGACCATCTCACCTCATAAACCTTAGCTGTCCAGTCCACAAGCCAACTGTACTCTCTGGAATTGCAGTTGTCTGTCTACCCTGCCCCCTCTACCTGACTGTGTCCAAGTCTCTCTCTGGACCCTGGGGCCCAGCGCAGGCAGGCAGGGTGGAAGCCTGCTGAACTGTTGAAACTGAACACTGACCAGGGCCAGTAGGGCTCCAGGAGAGGGGCATCTGGGTGAGAAAAGTGCATCTATAAACCATCAACTTTCTCCAGGTCCAGCAGCAGGGGCGCAACAGGAGGCCTAACAGAGAGTTGGGGCTGCAGAGGGAAACCGTCCCCAAAGAATGAATGCAGTGGTCGCTCTGGCGCTGTCAGTCAGTCTCAGGCCAGGGCACGTTGGGTGTGGTGATCGGTCCTCTGTAGCCCTCCTCCCCACATTATCTAGTTTAATCTCTTCTTTGAAGTAGAgattatctccactttacagaggagaaaactgagacccGGAGCGAGGAAGTGACCTGTCCAGGTGTTTCCACCGGGCCGGGTGGCTTCCTCGGCGAACGGTTCGGCGTTGCTGAAGACGCCCCAGGTTCTCCAGGCCCGGGTGTGGGTGTCTCTGGGGCCTCCCGGAGACTGGAGGCGGGGCCCAGAGACGGGGCGTGGGCGTGgctgcggggcgggggcgggggcgcacAGTTGGCAGTCTGGCCTCCGGAGGCGAGACGCTGGCCATGGAGGCAGGGGGCTGTCGCTACCAGTTTCGGATCGCGCTGCTGGGGGACGCGGCCGTGGGCAAGACGTCGCTGCTGCGGTGCTACATGAGGGGTGCGCCCGGGATCCCCGAGCCCGAGCTACAGCTCGAGTCGGCGCCCACGGTGGGCGTCGAGTTCTATACCCGCACTGTGCAGCTTCAGGCCGGGCCGCGCGTCAAGCTGCAGCTCTGGGACACGGCGGGCCAGGAGCGCTTCAGGTACGcggtgggtgggaggtgggccGGGGAGGGACGAGAAGGGTTTGGGGTGAGGGGTTTCTGGTTGGGGCGGGGTGACCATGGGGATCCCTCAGAGTCGCCGCCCTCAGTGGCCTAAGTAGAGATCTGGGTGGGTCCTTGCCCTGGGCCCGGGTTCATCACGCTTGAGTCATTCATCCTACAAATAACAGCTGGTGGGCTGAGCCCCTGAGCTTGATGCTTGAGACCTGGCCCGGCCGTCCCCAGTGGAATATTCGACATTGAAACCTAGAGGGATGAATGACCTGGGTGCTGAGAGGACCCACAGAAGCGCAGAGAGGGAGGTGTCAGGGAGAGGTGGAAAGAAGAGATATTTGTGTTGGCTGTGAAGGATGCGTAGGAGTTTGCCAGGGAGAGAACTGGGAAACCTGCGATCAGGAAAACGTCAGGTTTTCTCCAGAAATGGTCAGGAGAGTATGGGAATCAAACTGCTCCCTGACTGAGGAACACACAGTAACTTGGGAGAGACACAGACCGGGGGAAAAGGGAAGCAGAGGGTGGTGTGAAATGAGCTGAAATGGGGGTGTGAGGCAGTCACTGGATGGAGGGGGACACAGGCCCCGGCGTGTTGAAGGCGTAACCCTCTCTCACCATACTCCCTTCACCATCAGGTGCATCACCAGGTCCTTTTACCGGAATGTGGTGGGTGTCCTGCTGGTCTTTGATGTGACAAACAGGAAGTCCTTTGAGCACATTCGAGACTGGCATCAGGAGGTCATGGCCACTCAGGGCCCCGACAAGGCGATCTTCCTGCTGATTGGCCACAAGAGTGACCTGCAGAGTGCCCGTTGTGTCTCAACCCAGGAGGCGGAGGAGCTGGCTGCCTCCTTGGGCACGGGCTTTATGGAGACCTCCACCAAAAGTAACTGCAATGTGGACCTGGCCTTCGACACCCTTGCCAACACCATCCAGCAGGCCTTGTGGCAGGGGGACATCAAATTGGAGGAGGACTGGGGGGGTGTGCGTCTCATCCAGAACACCCAGATCTCCAGACTGCCCAGCAGGATACAGCACCCAGGCCCATGCAGGTGTTGACTCTAGGAGGGAAAGGGTTAAAGCAGTGCTGGTGGGATGGGGAATGTTAATATCTCTCTGGAGGCCAAATGGCAGAATCTATTCAGACAGTTATTACAAACCATATCCTGGCACAGTGACGCCTTCTGGATTTTGGGGTCTTGGAGCTCAGCCCCTTTCCCACCAGAAAGGTCTAAGAGGCCAGGTGTACAGCCTGGAGCCTGTTTCCTCTGTGGTCAGAGGAGCTCGTAACAGACCCCACTCACGGGGGGTTGTGGGCATGACTGAGATCATGGATGTGCTATGCTCAGCCAGAGCCAGAGCCTCCCACACAGTCAGAATCGAATAACAAGAACTGTCATCGCTGCTGCTCTTTCCTCTCTTGGCCAGGATGTGGCCATTTCAGGCAGCGTCCCTGGGCTCGGACGCTGAGCTGCTCAGCGTGTGGACGCTGCTACAGgcgaggaggagggcaggggcttTCAGGCTGAGCCAGGTCTTCAGGCTTGGATGACAAAGTGTGCCTTCAAACCCGGATTGCTGCCCAGTGCTCCTACTCCAAGGCCACGGGCCGGAGAGGCAGGGATGAATATGAACAGCTCTCTGGCTGGGCGCATGGTGGACACTGTGGTTAGCCACCATAATCTCCCCCCAGGACTGAAGAACCCATGGCCTCCTCCCCACCAGAGCGCCTAGCTGCTGGGAGTGCTATGTGGTGGTGGAGCCCAGGTTGCTCTCGGGGAACTGCCTGCTCATCTGGGGCAGCCCAGTCCAGCATCAATATATCAGAtcggttgggggcggggggagtgttCAAAGGCCTGGCCTTCTTGCCTCAACTCTAGACAACTCTGAAGGAAACACCCATCTTCATCACTCTCCATGGGGTCCATTGAGGCCACTGTTAGGACAGCATCACAGCTACATTCTCCTGCTCAATCctgctttcttcccttcctcccccacccaggTATTGATCTCAAGAATCTcctaatagggacttccctggtggttcagtggctaagagcCTGAGCTtctgatgcagggggcctggtttcgatccctgcccagggaactagatccgaCATGCTGCTATAAAGATCGAAGATCCTAagtgccacaattaagacttGGTGCAgtcaagtaaatatttttttaagaaagaatttcGTAATAAAAGTCTGCACAAAAATACAAGGGGGAAAACACGTCTGCACccttggaattccctggcagtcccgtgGTTAGCATTCTGTGATCTCAAAGCCAagagcccaggttcagtccctggttggggaactggagaTCCCACAGTCTGCATGgcgtggaaaaaaaaattatatataaaagtcTAGGGGACTTCCTtcgtggtccaggggct
The sequence above is a segment of the Dama dama isolate Ldn47 chromosome 8, ASM3311817v1, whole genome shotgun sequence genome. Coding sequences within it:
- the RAB42 gene encoding ras-related protein Rab-42, with protein sequence MEAGGCRYQFRIALLGDAAVGKTSLLRCYMRGAPGIPEPELQLESAPTVGVEFYTRTVQLQAGPRVKLQLWDTAGQERFRCITRSFYRNVVGVLLVFDVTNRKSFEHIRDWHQEVMATQGPDKAIFLLIGHKSDLQSARCVSTQEAEELAASLGTGFMETSTKSNCNVDLAFDTLANTIQQALWQGDIKLEEDWGGVRLIQNTQISRLPSRIQHPGPCRC